Proteins from a genomic interval of Coccinella septempunctata chromosome 2, icCocSept1.1, whole genome shotgun sequence:
- the LOC123307082 gene encoding cAMP-regulated phosphoprotein 21 isoform X1 gives MKQGGTRASMEEEQEDENSEAQTRASRMAKTKVLVRSHAMREEQSPPRAPSPTNNTSHLIKLSPQPQSSPVSPTNPVVVLSPSISRGNSPCRSPSNLKLSISPNKKCSPRCLSPLEDDLHQKIRNINLDNRENELPRNETSSHNENRRRFRSESSQELTDNGKEKSKNNDNRGSSNTLNISRTSNKCKLRHQGSSQGSFEDGEYKDTTGIDLDIFIPETLNRNPKDRAFMLRIEKELLSLARDDNPYYRRDYLKFPPMSSYQRMLVHRCAAYFGMDHNIEASGKCVVVNTTRNTRIPELPFRNHIKDEYLFCEEPRRSILKRESNSSDDYNFKSPDRSYGMENRRSKSYEEREEEYEKVRKRIFKGQRKDINALDDILHWSEIAPWSSTDSETSTRYKLKLPDSHSRRQGKLLKVHSEEVGETMRPHVAKSYSFGGYGGSLSRGDSVTSTHGSGPRLLTKQDSAASSVSWRLSPSSSGYKSQSQMSESVTPSPTSTPHMLRDSRRQDSMNSEYSNDKHENPIVWAVTDIESVPKGSLIINPQTGQPIKNPDGSLYHYDPNNIPSVLVPPAKSPVSPRKSPTSPRRPTNLSPVTSPKKKSSKCSPIRRLTTTNSSTSPTLPFTPPVNMNKSFSFPPVQAETNNQPLAYPPFNISFPPPPIVGDPALSMYNQPYFIPGPNYGVPVPPMYDGRIPVDSSQMLEANSNYYLGGVENPVQMLFPQPSSFWSHGPNYFQNQPGNQARYPPLSQSTPGIPNAYMTQQTNANNEVMYPNQHQMQFAFATSQPTAAMYPNQSPILLSQNSFPTSHYPPLTPTPTTAMPGATAQNTSAEPPQQILIFNDQHRPNSRSNRCSSYDEDNANPASGHGGRPASLRGFMLNSSQNSTATSSPATTVHPNFGQQNQRSCRQFPENHSAPCTYMPNNLLMMRPIAVRCSTPGTNRSSRSPTPAGDACHFGGQRLPFPQQVIPNLTGMIPHDPSLAALSQPVLRVFGSLYPQETPRNRKPARNIKPGLPPSGRQT, from the exons ATGAAACAAGGGGGGACCCGTGCAAGTATGGAAGAGGAGCAGGAAGACGAAAATTCGGAAGCACAGACGAGAGCCTCG CGAATGGCAAAAACGAAAGTTCTAGTCCGAAGCCATGCGATGCGCGAGGAGCAATCTCCCCCACGTGCCCCATCGCCAACGAACAATACCTCCCATCTCATCAAGTTATCACCCCAACCTCAGTCCTCCCCTGTAAGTCCAACTAATCCCGTCGTTGTTCTGAGTCCTTCAATTAGTAGAGGAAATTCTCCTTGTAGGTCTCCCTCTAACCTTAAGTTAAGTATATCTCCAAACAAAAAGTGTTCACCCCGATGCCTTTCTCCCCTAGAAGACGATCTCCATCAGAAAATAAGGAATATTAATTTAGATAATAG GGAAAATGAACTACCTAGAAACGAAACATCTAGTCATAATGAAAATCGAAGAAGGTTCCGCAGTGAATCATCTCAGGAACTAACAGATAATGgaaaagaaaaatcgaaaaataatgaTAACAGAGGCAGCTCTAACACGTTGAATATTTCTAGAACGAGTAATAAGTGTAAATTAAGGCATCAAGGATCGTCGCAAGGCAgctttgaag ATGGAGAGTACAAGGACACCACAGGAATTGATCTCGATATATTCATTCCAGAAACTTTGAATCGTAACCCAAAAGACAGAGCCTTCATGCTCCGAATCGAAAAGGAGCTACTCAGTTTGGCCAGGGACGATAA TCCATATTACAGGAGAGACTACCTCAAATTTCCTCCGATGTCGAGTTACCAAAGAATGCTTGTGCACCGATGCGCAGCCTACTTCGGCATGGATCATAATATAGAGGCATCTGGTAAATGTGTAGTTGTAAATACGACGCGAAACACAAGAATACCAGAACTACCATTCAGAAATCATATAAAAGATGAATATCTCTTCTGTGAAGAACCAAGAAGATCGATCTTGAAGAGGGAGTCGAACAGCAGTGATGACTATAATTTCAAGAGCCCAGATAGGAGCTACGGTATGGAAAACAGACGAAGCAAAAGTTATGAAGAAAGAGAAGAAGAATATGAGAAAGTTAGAAAGAGGATATTCAAAGGCCAG aggAAAGACATCAATGCTCTCGATGACATATTACACTGGTCAGAGATTGCACCGTGGTCAAGTACAGACAGCGAGACATCCACTAGATACAAACTGAAACTGCCAGATTCTCATTCCAGAAGACAGGGTAAATTGTTGAAAGTTCATTCTGAAGAAGTTGGTGAAACAATGAGGCCCCATGTGGCAAAAAGCTATAGTTTCGGTGGATATGGAGGTTCCTTGAGTAGAGGCGATAGTGTCACTTCAACTCATGGCAGTGGCCCAAGACTGTTGACTAAACAAG ATTCAGCTGCCAGTTCGGTCAGTTGGCGTCTAAGTCCCTCTAGTTCGGGCTACAAATCACAATCGCAGATGTCTGAATCTGTGACCCCCTCCCCCACTTCTACGCCGCACATGTTGAGAGATTCCAGAAGGCAGGATTCTATGAACAGTGAATATTCCAACGATAAACATGAGAATCCTATTGTTTGGGCAGTAACAGACATTGAAAGTGTGCCTAAAGGGAGTCTCATCATCAATCCTCAG ACTGGGCAACCCATTAAGAACCCAGATGGATCACTGTATCATTATGATCCGAACAACATTCCTTCTGTACTTGTACCTCCGGCGAAATCACCGGTATCGCCTAGAAAAAGCCCAACATCTCCACGAAGGCCGACAAATCTGTCGCCCGTGACATCGCCGAAGAAGAAGTCATCGAAATGCTCACCGATTCGGAGATTGACCACTACAAATAGTTCTACTAGTCCGACGTTACCGTTTACACCTCCTGTGAATATGAATAAGTCTTTTTCATTTCCACCTGTACAGGCAGAAACAAACAATCAACCTTTAGCATATCCTCCTTTCAATATATCTTTCCCACCTCCTCCCATTGTGGGAGATCCAGCTCTTTCGATGTACAATCAGCCTTATTTTATTCCTGGGCCTAACTATGGAGTTCCAGTACCACCCATGTATGATGGAAGAATACCTGTT GACTCTTCCCAAATGTTAGAAGCGAATTCTAATTACTACTTGGGTGGTGTGGAAAATCCAGTTCAGATGTTGTTTCCACAGCCGTCATCTTTCTGGTCTCATGGGCCGAATTACTTCCAGAACCAACCTGGAAATCAAGCAAGATATCCGCCTCTTTCACAGTCTACTCCAG gcaTTCCTAACGCTTACATGACGCAGCAGACGAACGCAAACAATGAAGTGATGTACCCCAATCAACATCAGATGCAATTTGCCTTCGCCACATCACAACCAACGGCAGCTATGTATCCGAATCAGAGTCCCATCTTATTGAGTCAGAATTCTTTCCCAACGTCTCACTACCCACCCCTGACGCCCACACCGACAACAGCAATGCCGGGTGCAACTGCTCAAAATACATCGGCGGAACCGCCACAgcaaattttgatattcaatGACCAACATCGACCGAACAGTCGCAGTAACAGGTGCAGTTCATATGATGAGGACAACGCTAATCCCGCGAGTGGGCATGGTGGTAGGCCTGCAAGTCTGAGAGGATTTATGTTGAATTCTAGTCAAAATAGTACGGCCACGAGCTCTCCTGCAACAACAGTTCATCCAAATTTCGGTCAGCAGAACCAGAGGAGTTGCAGACAGTTTCCAGAAAACCATTCTGCTCCTTGCACTTATATGCCTAATAATTTGTTGATGATGAGACCT ATAGCTGTCCGATGCTCAACACCAGGTACCAACAGAAGTAGCAGATCCCCAACACCAGCTGGTGATGCATGCCATTTTGGAGGTCAACGATTACCCTTTCCTCAACAGGTCATTCCTAATTTGACTGGCATGATTCCAC ATGATCCATCATTAGCTGCTCTATCTCAACCTGTTTTGAGGGTCTTCGGTTCTCTTTATCCACAAGAAACTCCAAGAAATCGCAAGCCTGCAAG AAATATTAAACCAGGTTTGCCACCAAGTGGACGACAAACATGA
- the LOC123308439 gene encoding uncharacterized protein LOC123308439 yields MINNFFIRRVWFQQDGATAHTARASMDVIRPLFPGRLISRFGDVHWPPRSPDLSICDFFLWGHLKARVYETKPRTLDELKRAIRVEVAQVERAMLERVNANFQERLQHCITDFGHHMPDVIFHT; encoded by the exons ATGATCAACAACTTCTTT ATCCGACGTGTGTGGTTCCAACAGGATGGGGCGACCGCCCACACAGCCAGAGCATCAATGGACGTTATTCGCCCTCTCTTCCCTGGTCGCCTTATTTCCAGGTTTGGCGATGTTCATTGGCCTCCCCGGTCCCCAGATTTATCCATATGTGATTTTTTCTTATGGGGACACCTCAAGGCTAGAGTATACGAGACCAAGCCCCGAACTCTGGACGAATTGAAAAGGGCTATTCGCGTGGAAGTTGCCCAAGTTGAGAGAGCGATGTTGGAGAGAGTCAACGCGAACTTCCAAGAGCGCCTCCAGCACTGCATCACCGATTTCGGCCACCACATGCCTGATGTGATTTTCCACACTTGA
- the LOC123307109 gene encoding putative gamma-glutamylcyclotransferase CG2811 isoform X1 produces MALHKVFVYGTLKTGEPNHHVFANNVDGCYKLLCKAVTSQKYPLILGTKFNIPFLLQKPGTGYNVKGELYEVDDKVLAVLDELEDHPNFYIREQSDVISSADSSVHKAWIYFIKNFQKHLLENEMMDCYSNNGSLPKYVERYLRGGLKFNYNEVLSK; encoded by the exons ATGGCATTGCATAAGGTGTTTGTTTATGGCACTCTGAAAACTGGGGAACCGAATCATCATGTATTTGCAAATAACGTTGATGGCTGTTACAAACTTCTGTGCAAGGCAGTGACATCACAAAAATATCCGCTCATTTTAGGAACAAAATTCAACATTCCATTCCTTCTCCAAAAACCAG GGACAGGATATAATGTGAAGGGTGAGTTATATGAAGTCGATGATAAGGTATTGGCTGTTCTAGACGAATTAGAAGATCATCCCAATTTTTATATAAGAGAACAATCAGATGTGATATCAAGTGCCGACTCTTCAGTTCACAAGGCTTGGATTTACTTTATAAAAAATTTCCAGAAACATCtattggaaaatgaaatgaTGGACTGTTACTCCAACAATGgatcattaccaaaatatgtcGAAAGGTATCTCAGAGGAGGACTAAAGTTCAATTATAATGAAGTATTGAGTAAATGA
- the LOC123307109 gene encoding putative gamma-glutamylcyclotransferase CG2811 isoform X2: protein MALHKVFVYGTLKTGEPNHHVFANNVDGCYKLLCKAVTSQKYPLILGTKFNIPFLLQKPGTGYNVKGELYEVDDKVLAVLDELEDHPNFYIREQSDVISSADSSVHKAWIYFIKNFQKHLLENEMMDCYSNNGSLPKYVESEEATLDDLNCF from the exons ATGGCATTGCATAAGGTGTTTGTTTATGGCACTCTGAAAACTGGGGAACCGAATCATCATGTATTTGCAAATAACGTTGATGGCTGTTACAAACTTCTGTGCAAGGCAGTGACATCACAAAAATATCCGCTCATTTTAGGAACAAAATTCAACATTCCATTCCTTCTCCAAAAACCAG GGACAGGATATAATGTGAAGGGTGAGTTATATGAAGTCGATGATAAGGTATTGGCTGTTCTAGACGAATTAGAAGATCATCCCAATTTTTATATAAGAGAACAATCAGATGTGATATCAAGTGCCGACTCTTCAGTTCACAAGGCTTGGATTTACTTTATAAAAAATTTCCAGAAACATCtattggaaaatgaaatgaTGGACTGTTACTCCAACAATGgatcattaccaaaatatgtcGAAAG TGAGGAGGCAACATTGGACGATTTAAATTGTTTCTAG
- the LOC123307082 gene encoding cAMP-regulated phosphoprotein 21 isoform X3, giving the protein MRCARSNLPHVPHRQRTIPPISSSYHPNLSPPLSPSNLKLSISPNKKCSPRCLSPLEDDLHQKIRNINLDNRENELPRNETSSHNENRRRFRSESSQELTDNGKEKSKNNDNRGSSNTLNISRTSNKCKLRHQGSSQGSFEDGEYKDTTGIDLDIFIPETLNRNPKDRAFMLRIEKELLSLARDDNPYYRRDYLKFPPMSSYQRMLVHRCAAYFGMDHNIEASGKCVVVNTTRNTRIPELPFRNHIKDEYLFCEEPRRSILKRESNSSDDYNFKSPDRSYGMENRRSKSYEEREEEYEKVRKRIFKGQRKDINALDDILHWSEIAPWSSTDSETSTRYKLKLPDSHSRRQGKLLKVHSEEVGETMRPHVAKSYSFGGYGGSLSRGDSVTSTHGSGPRLLTKQDSAASSVSWRLSPSSSGYKSQSQMSESVTPSPTSTPHMLRDSRRQDSMNSEYSNDKHENPIVWAVTDIESVPKGSLIINPQTGQPIKNPDGSLYHYDPNNIPSVLVPPAKSPVSPRKSPTSPRRPTNLSPVTSPKKKSSKCSPIRRLTTTNSSTSPTLPFTPPVNMNKSFSFPPVQAETNNQPLAYPPFNISFPPPPIVGDPALSMYNQPYFIPGPNYGVPVPPMYDGRIPVDSSQMLEANSNYYLGGVENPVQMLFPQPSSFWSHGPNYFQNQPGNQARYPPLSQSTPGIPNAYMTQQTNANNEVMYPNQHQMQFAFATSQPTAAMYPNQSPILLSQNSFPTSHYPPLTPTPTTAMPGATAQNTSAEPPQQILIFNDQHRPNSRSNRCSSYDEDNANPASGHGGRPASLRGFMLNSSQNSTATSSPATTVHPNFGQQNQRSCRQFPENHSAPCTYMPNNLLMMRPIAVRCSTPGTNRSSRSPTPAGDACHFGGQRLPFPQQVIPNLTGMIPHDPSLAALSQPVLRVFGSLYPQETPRNRKPARNIKPGLPPSGRQT; this is encoded by the exons ATGCGATGCGCGAGGAGCAATCTCCCCCACGTGCCCCATCGCCAACGAACAATACCTCCCATCTCATCAAGTTATCACCCCAACCTCAGTCCTCCCCT GTCTCCCTCTAACCTTAAGTTAAGTATATCTCCAAACAAAAAGTGTTCACCCCGATGCCTTTCTCCCCTAGAAGACGATCTCCATCAGAAAATAAGGAATATTAATTTAGATAATAG GGAAAATGAACTACCTAGAAACGAAACATCTAGTCATAATGAAAATCGAAGAAGGTTCCGCAGTGAATCATCTCAGGAACTAACAGATAATGgaaaagaaaaatcgaaaaataatgaTAACAGAGGCAGCTCTAACACGTTGAATATTTCTAGAACGAGTAATAAGTGTAAATTAAGGCATCAAGGATCGTCGCAAGGCAgctttgaag ATGGAGAGTACAAGGACACCACAGGAATTGATCTCGATATATTCATTCCAGAAACTTTGAATCGTAACCCAAAAGACAGAGCCTTCATGCTCCGAATCGAAAAGGAGCTACTCAGTTTGGCCAGGGACGATAA TCCATATTACAGGAGAGACTACCTCAAATTTCCTCCGATGTCGAGTTACCAAAGAATGCTTGTGCACCGATGCGCAGCCTACTTCGGCATGGATCATAATATAGAGGCATCTGGTAAATGTGTAGTTGTAAATACGACGCGAAACACAAGAATACCAGAACTACCATTCAGAAATCATATAAAAGATGAATATCTCTTCTGTGAAGAACCAAGAAGATCGATCTTGAAGAGGGAGTCGAACAGCAGTGATGACTATAATTTCAAGAGCCCAGATAGGAGCTACGGTATGGAAAACAGACGAAGCAAAAGTTATGAAGAAAGAGAAGAAGAATATGAGAAAGTTAGAAAGAGGATATTCAAAGGCCAG aggAAAGACATCAATGCTCTCGATGACATATTACACTGGTCAGAGATTGCACCGTGGTCAAGTACAGACAGCGAGACATCCACTAGATACAAACTGAAACTGCCAGATTCTCATTCCAGAAGACAGGGTAAATTGTTGAAAGTTCATTCTGAAGAAGTTGGTGAAACAATGAGGCCCCATGTGGCAAAAAGCTATAGTTTCGGTGGATATGGAGGTTCCTTGAGTAGAGGCGATAGTGTCACTTCAACTCATGGCAGTGGCCCAAGACTGTTGACTAAACAAG ATTCAGCTGCCAGTTCGGTCAGTTGGCGTCTAAGTCCCTCTAGTTCGGGCTACAAATCACAATCGCAGATGTCTGAATCTGTGACCCCCTCCCCCACTTCTACGCCGCACATGTTGAGAGATTCCAGAAGGCAGGATTCTATGAACAGTGAATATTCCAACGATAAACATGAGAATCCTATTGTTTGGGCAGTAACAGACATTGAAAGTGTGCCTAAAGGGAGTCTCATCATCAATCCTCAG ACTGGGCAACCCATTAAGAACCCAGATGGATCACTGTATCATTATGATCCGAACAACATTCCTTCTGTACTTGTACCTCCGGCGAAATCACCGGTATCGCCTAGAAAAAGCCCAACATCTCCACGAAGGCCGACAAATCTGTCGCCCGTGACATCGCCGAAGAAGAAGTCATCGAAATGCTCACCGATTCGGAGATTGACCACTACAAATAGTTCTACTAGTCCGACGTTACCGTTTACACCTCCTGTGAATATGAATAAGTCTTTTTCATTTCCACCTGTACAGGCAGAAACAAACAATCAACCTTTAGCATATCCTCCTTTCAATATATCTTTCCCACCTCCTCCCATTGTGGGAGATCCAGCTCTTTCGATGTACAATCAGCCTTATTTTATTCCTGGGCCTAACTATGGAGTTCCAGTACCACCCATGTATGATGGAAGAATACCTGTT GACTCTTCCCAAATGTTAGAAGCGAATTCTAATTACTACTTGGGTGGTGTGGAAAATCCAGTTCAGATGTTGTTTCCACAGCCGTCATCTTTCTGGTCTCATGGGCCGAATTACTTCCAGAACCAACCTGGAAATCAAGCAAGATATCCGCCTCTTTCACAGTCTACTCCAG gcaTTCCTAACGCTTACATGACGCAGCAGACGAACGCAAACAATGAAGTGATGTACCCCAATCAACATCAGATGCAATTTGCCTTCGCCACATCACAACCAACGGCAGCTATGTATCCGAATCAGAGTCCCATCTTATTGAGTCAGAATTCTTTCCCAACGTCTCACTACCCACCCCTGACGCCCACACCGACAACAGCAATGCCGGGTGCAACTGCTCAAAATACATCGGCGGAACCGCCACAgcaaattttgatattcaatGACCAACATCGACCGAACAGTCGCAGTAACAGGTGCAGTTCATATGATGAGGACAACGCTAATCCCGCGAGTGGGCATGGTGGTAGGCCTGCAAGTCTGAGAGGATTTATGTTGAATTCTAGTCAAAATAGTACGGCCACGAGCTCTCCTGCAACAACAGTTCATCCAAATTTCGGTCAGCAGAACCAGAGGAGTTGCAGACAGTTTCCAGAAAACCATTCTGCTCCTTGCACTTATATGCCTAATAATTTGTTGATGATGAGACCT ATAGCTGTCCGATGCTCAACACCAGGTACCAACAGAAGTAGCAGATCCCCAACACCAGCTGGTGATGCATGCCATTTTGGAGGTCAACGATTACCCTTTCCTCAACAGGTCATTCCTAATTTGACTGGCATGATTCCAC ATGATCCATCATTAGCTGCTCTATCTCAACCTGTTTTGAGGGTCTTCGGTTCTCTTTATCCACAAGAAACTCCAAGAAATCGCAAGCCTGCAAG AAATATTAAACCAGGTTTGCCACCAAGTGGACGACAAACATGA
- the LOC123307082 gene encoding cAMP-regulated phosphoprotein 21 isoform X2: MKQGGTRASMEEEQEDENSEAQTRASRMAKTKVLVRSHAMREEQSPPRAPSPTNNTSHLIKLSPQPQSSPVSPTNPVVVLSPSISRGNSPCRSPSNLKLSISPNKKCSPRCLSPLEDDLHQKIRNINLDNRENELPRNETSSHNENRRRFRSESSQELTDNGKEKSKNNDNRGSSNTLNISRTSNKCKLRHQGSSQGSFEDGEYKDTTGIDLDIFIPETLNRNPKDRAFMLRIEKELLSLARDDKRDYLKFPPMSSYQRMLVHRCAAYFGMDHNIEASGKCVVVNTTRNTRIPELPFRNHIKDEYLFCEEPRRSILKRESNSSDDYNFKSPDRSYGMENRRSKSYEEREEEYEKVRKRIFKGQRKDINALDDILHWSEIAPWSSTDSETSTRYKLKLPDSHSRRQGKLLKVHSEEVGETMRPHVAKSYSFGGYGGSLSRGDSVTSTHGSGPRLLTKQDSAASSVSWRLSPSSSGYKSQSQMSESVTPSPTSTPHMLRDSRRQDSMNSEYSNDKHENPIVWAVTDIESVPKGSLIINPQTGQPIKNPDGSLYHYDPNNIPSVLVPPAKSPVSPRKSPTSPRRPTNLSPVTSPKKKSSKCSPIRRLTTTNSSTSPTLPFTPPVNMNKSFSFPPVQAETNNQPLAYPPFNISFPPPPIVGDPALSMYNQPYFIPGPNYGVPVPPMYDGRIPVDSSQMLEANSNYYLGGVENPVQMLFPQPSSFWSHGPNYFQNQPGNQARYPPLSQSTPGIPNAYMTQQTNANNEVMYPNQHQMQFAFATSQPTAAMYPNQSPILLSQNSFPTSHYPPLTPTPTTAMPGATAQNTSAEPPQQILIFNDQHRPNSRSNRCSSYDEDNANPASGHGGRPASLRGFMLNSSQNSTATSSPATTVHPNFGQQNQRSCRQFPENHSAPCTYMPNNLLMMRPIAVRCSTPGTNRSSRSPTPAGDACHFGGQRLPFPQQVIPNLTGMIPHDPSLAALSQPVLRVFGSLYPQETPRNRKPARNIKPGLPPSGRQT; encoded by the exons ATGAAACAAGGGGGGACCCGTGCAAGTATGGAAGAGGAGCAGGAAGACGAAAATTCGGAAGCACAGACGAGAGCCTCG CGAATGGCAAAAACGAAAGTTCTAGTCCGAAGCCATGCGATGCGCGAGGAGCAATCTCCCCCACGTGCCCCATCGCCAACGAACAATACCTCCCATCTCATCAAGTTATCACCCCAACCTCAGTCCTCCCCTGTAAGTCCAACTAATCCCGTCGTTGTTCTGAGTCCTTCAATTAGTAGAGGAAATTCTCCTTGTAGGTCTCCCTCTAACCTTAAGTTAAGTATATCTCCAAACAAAAAGTGTTCACCCCGATGCCTTTCTCCCCTAGAAGACGATCTCCATCAGAAAATAAGGAATATTAATTTAGATAATAG GGAAAATGAACTACCTAGAAACGAAACATCTAGTCATAATGAAAATCGAAGAAGGTTCCGCAGTGAATCATCTCAGGAACTAACAGATAATGgaaaagaaaaatcgaaaaataatgaTAACAGAGGCAGCTCTAACACGTTGAATATTTCTAGAACGAGTAATAAGTGTAAATTAAGGCATCAAGGATCGTCGCAAGGCAgctttgaag ATGGAGAGTACAAGGACACCACAGGAATTGATCTCGATATATTCATTCCAGAAACTTTGAATCGTAACCCAAAAGACAGAGCCTTCATGCTCCGAATCGAAAAGGAGCTACTCAGTTTGGCCAGGGACGATAA GAGAGACTACCTCAAATTTCCTCCGATGTCGAGTTACCAAAGAATGCTTGTGCACCGATGCGCAGCCTACTTCGGCATGGATCATAATATAGAGGCATCTGGTAAATGTGTAGTTGTAAATACGACGCGAAACACAAGAATACCAGAACTACCATTCAGAAATCATATAAAAGATGAATATCTCTTCTGTGAAGAACCAAGAAGATCGATCTTGAAGAGGGAGTCGAACAGCAGTGATGACTATAATTTCAAGAGCCCAGATAGGAGCTACGGTATGGAAAACAGACGAAGCAAAAGTTATGAAGAAAGAGAAGAAGAATATGAGAAAGTTAGAAAGAGGATATTCAAAGGCCAG aggAAAGACATCAATGCTCTCGATGACATATTACACTGGTCAGAGATTGCACCGTGGTCAAGTACAGACAGCGAGACATCCACTAGATACAAACTGAAACTGCCAGATTCTCATTCCAGAAGACAGGGTAAATTGTTGAAAGTTCATTCTGAAGAAGTTGGTGAAACAATGAGGCCCCATGTGGCAAAAAGCTATAGTTTCGGTGGATATGGAGGTTCCTTGAGTAGAGGCGATAGTGTCACTTCAACTCATGGCAGTGGCCCAAGACTGTTGACTAAACAAG ATTCAGCTGCCAGTTCGGTCAGTTGGCGTCTAAGTCCCTCTAGTTCGGGCTACAAATCACAATCGCAGATGTCTGAATCTGTGACCCCCTCCCCCACTTCTACGCCGCACATGTTGAGAGATTCCAGAAGGCAGGATTCTATGAACAGTGAATATTCCAACGATAAACATGAGAATCCTATTGTTTGGGCAGTAACAGACATTGAAAGTGTGCCTAAAGGGAGTCTCATCATCAATCCTCAG ACTGGGCAACCCATTAAGAACCCAGATGGATCACTGTATCATTATGATCCGAACAACATTCCTTCTGTACTTGTACCTCCGGCGAAATCACCGGTATCGCCTAGAAAAAGCCCAACATCTCCACGAAGGCCGACAAATCTGTCGCCCGTGACATCGCCGAAGAAGAAGTCATCGAAATGCTCACCGATTCGGAGATTGACCACTACAAATAGTTCTACTAGTCCGACGTTACCGTTTACACCTCCTGTGAATATGAATAAGTCTTTTTCATTTCCACCTGTACAGGCAGAAACAAACAATCAACCTTTAGCATATCCTCCTTTCAATATATCTTTCCCACCTCCTCCCATTGTGGGAGATCCAGCTCTTTCGATGTACAATCAGCCTTATTTTATTCCTGGGCCTAACTATGGAGTTCCAGTACCACCCATGTATGATGGAAGAATACCTGTT GACTCTTCCCAAATGTTAGAAGCGAATTCTAATTACTACTTGGGTGGTGTGGAAAATCCAGTTCAGATGTTGTTTCCACAGCCGTCATCTTTCTGGTCTCATGGGCCGAATTACTTCCAGAACCAACCTGGAAATCAAGCAAGATATCCGCCTCTTTCACAGTCTACTCCAG gcaTTCCTAACGCTTACATGACGCAGCAGACGAACGCAAACAATGAAGTGATGTACCCCAATCAACATCAGATGCAATTTGCCTTCGCCACATCACAACCAACGGCAGCTATGTATCCGAATCAGAGTCCCATCTTATTGAGTCAGAATTCTTTCCCAACGTCTCACTACCCACCCCTGACGCCCACACCGACAACAGCAATGCCGGGTGCAACTGCTCAAAATACATCGGCGGAACCGCCACAgcaaattttgatattcaatGACCAACATCGACCGAACAGTCGCAGTAACAGGTGCAGTTCATATGATGAGGACAACGCTAATCCCGCGAGTGGGCATGGTGGTAGGCCTGCAAGTCTGAGAGGATTTATGTTGAATTCTAGTCAAAATAGTACGGCCACGAGCTCTCCTGCAACAACAGTTCATCCAAATTTCGGTCAGCAGAACCAGAGGAGTTGCAGACAGTTTCCAGAAAACCATTCTGCTCCTTGCACTTATATGCCTAATAATTTGTTGATGATGAGACCT ATAGCTGTCCGATGCTCAACACCAGGTACCAACAGAAGTAGCAGATCCCCAACACCAGCTGGTGATGCATGCCATTTTGGAGGTCAACGATTACCCTTTCCTCAACAGGTCATTCCTAATTTGACTGGCATGATTCCAC ATGATCCATCATTAGCTGCTCTATCTCAACCTGTTTTGAGGGTCTTCGGTTCTCTTTATCCACAAGAAACTCCAAGAAATCGCAAGCCTGCAAG AAATATTAAACCAGGTTTGCCACCAAGTGGACGACAAACATGA